One genomic window of Punica granatum isolate Tunisia-2019 chromosome 1, ASM765513v2, whole genome shotgun sequence includes the following:
- the LOC116188458 gene encoding uncharacterized transmembrane protein DDB_G0289901 → MNSNFDFDLGIGSNKSRSLNDQKNKPAPYSYTSGSAAQQPKPAWQPNKPSWTHQPAPTQPSRGNAASLNGPTSMVGDIFGKSWGSTSGPSGSGIGVVEKSPNLFGDLVSSALGGKSNSNSNAPLKNAPPVSGNKNAYAMGNLSDSLPKPAPNSANSGGSWGSNGNFGCSTSAYKSNTGVNLNGSSAAKSANIGGPSMKSMSGASSGMNLNKDPFSSLGGFGGTKQEGGNLNSSKAGAKASSGNGSFGDFQNAAKSSTASAFRSSGFTANNNGSFPTPNLSSNSKMDDFGINFSSPSQAPQAAAQSSNVDQFDSLFSSSSASGGGGATASEGFGGEQMEDDWGFGGGNDSGGATTELEGLPPPPAGVSASSAKNKGLDNYKQGQYADAIKWLSWAEVLLAKTGDDAAEVLTCRASCYKEVGEYKKAVADCTKVLEHDESNVVVLVQRALLYESMEKYRLGAEDLRTVLKIDPANRIARSTIHRLNKLAD, encoded by the exons ATGAATTCGAACTTCGACTTCGATCTCGGGATCGGATCTAATAAGTCTAGATCCTTGAACGATCAGAAGAACAAGCCGGCTCCTTACTCGTACACGTCGGGATCCGCGGCGCAGCAGCCGAAGCCCGCGTGGCAGCCGAATAAGCCCTCGTGGACTCACCAGCCAGCTCCTACCCAGCCGTCCCGGGGCAACGCCGCCTCGCTCAACGGCCCGACCTCGATGGTCGGGGATATCTTTGGCAAGAGCTGGGGCTCGACGTCAGGACCTTCAGGGTCTGGGATCGGGGTTGTCGAGAAAAGCCCGAActtgttcggtgatttggtcAGCTCTGCTCTGGGGGGAAAGAGCAATAGCAATAGCAATGCACCCTTGAAGAATGCTCCGCCTGTGTCGGGCAATAAGAACGCTTATGCGATGGGTAATTTATCGGACTCACTGCCGAAACCTGCGCCTAATTCGGCGAATTCTGGTGGGAGCTGGGGATCTAACGGGAACTTCGGTTGTTCTACTAGCGCATATAAGAGCAATACTGGTGTTAATCTGAATGGCAGCAGTGCTGCTAAGAGCGCGAATATTGGGGGTCCGTCGATGAAAAGCATGTCTGGTGCTAGCAGTGGAATGAATTTGAATAAGGATCCATTCAGTAGCTTAGGTGGGTTTGGTGGGACGAAACAAGAAGGGGGCAATCTCAACTCAAGCAAGGCAGGGGCTAAGGCCAGCTCAGGAAATGGTTCTTTCGGAGATTTTCAGAATGCAGCAAAGTCGAGTACAGCCTCAGCCTTCCGATCATCCGGGTTCACAGCAAATAATAATGGCAGCTTCCCGACGCCCAATTTGAGTTCCAACTCCAAGATGGATGATTTTGGGATTAATTTTAGCTCGCCGAGTCAGGCCCCCCAGGCCGCTGCCCAGAGCTCCAACGTGGATCAGTTTGATTCCTTGTTCTCTTCATCCTCGGCCTCAGGTGGAGGCGGGGCCACCGCTTCTGAAGGGTTCGGGGGAGAGCAAATGGAGGATGATTGGGGATTTGGAGGAGGAAATGATAGTGGTGGAGCAACGACTGAGCTTGAGGGGCTTCCGCCTCCGCCTGCTGGGGTGTCAGCTTCTTCTGCAAAGAACAAGGGCCTGGACAATTATAAGCAGGGCCAGTATGCTGATGCTATTAAGTGGTTGTCGTGGGCAGAAGTTCTTCTTGCAAAAACAGGTGATGATGCAGCTGAAGTCCTAACTTGCCGAGCTTCGTGTTATAAAGAAGTCGGAGAGTACAAGAAGGCTGTGGCAGACTGTACAAAG GTGCTAGAACACGATGAGTCAAATGTAGTCGTTCTAGTACAGCGGGCCCTCCTTTACGAGAGCATGGAGAAGTACAGGCTCGGGGCTGAGGATCTGAGGACTGTGCTCAAGATCGATCCTGCGAACAGAATTGCCAGAAGCACCATTCACCGCCTGAACAAATTGGCAGACTAG